In one window of Nicotiana tabacum cultivar K326 chromosome 12, ASM71507v2, whole genome shotgun sequence DNA:
- the LOC107771653 gene encoding extensin-1-like precursor (The RefSeq protein has 1 substitution compared to this genomic sequence), producing MGKMASLFASLLVVLVSLSLASESSANYQYSSPPPPKKSYLYKSPPPPVHVYPSPPHHPVYKSPPPPKKPYYPPHTPVYKSPPPPTPVYKSPPPPKKPYYPPHTPVYKSPPPPKKPYYPPHTPVYKSPPPPTPVYKSPPPPKKPYYPPHTPVYKSPPPPTPVYKSPPPHKKPYYPPHTPVYKSPPPPKKPYYPPHTPVYKSPPPPTPVYKSPPPPKKPYYPPHTPVYKSPPPPTPVYKSPPPPKKPYYPPYTPVYKSPPPPTPVYKSPPPPKKPYYPSPTPYHPAPVYKSPPPPTPVYKSPPPHHPYVYASPPSPYHY from the coding sequence ATGGGGAAAATGGCCTCTCTATTTGCCTCTCTTTTAGTTGTTTTAGTGTCACTGAGcttagcttctgaaagctcagcAAATTATCAATACTCATCTCCACCACCACCTAAGAAATCATACCTCTACAAGTCTCCTCCTCCACCAGTGCATGTCTATCCATCACCACCCCACCACCCTGTATATAAGTCTCCACCACCACCCAAGAAGCCATACTACCCTCCACACACTCCAGTTTACAAGTCGCCACCACCACCAACTCCGGTTTACAAATCACCACCACCACCCAAGAAGCCATATTACCCTCCACACACTCCAGTTTATAAGTCGCCACCACCACCCAAGAAGCCATACTATCCCCCACACACTCCCGTTTACAAGTCACCACCGCCACCAACTCCCGTTTACAAGTCACCACCACCACCCAAGAAGCCATACTATCCCCCACACACCCCGGTTTACAAGTCGCCACCACCACCAACTCCCGTTTACAAGTCACCACCACCACACAAGAAGCCATACTATCCCCCACACACTCCAGTTTATAAGTCGCCACCACCACCCAAAAAGCCATACTATCCTCCACACACTCCCGTTTACAAGTCACCACCACCACCAACTCCCGTTTACAAGTCACCACCACCACCCAAGAAGCCATACTATCCCCCACATACCCCGGTTTATAAGTCGCCACCACCACCAACTCCCGTTTACAAGTCACCACCACCACCCAAGAAGCCATACTATCCTCCATATACCCCAGTTTACAAGTCCCCGCCACCACCAACTCCAGTTTACAAGTCACCACCACCACCAAAGAAGCCATACTATCCTTCACCAACACCGTATCATCCTGCACCAGTTTATAAGTCTCCTCCACCGCCAACTCCAGTCTACAAGTCTCCCCCACCACACCACCCCTATGTTTACGCTTCTCCTCCTCCTCCCTACCATTACTAA